A window from Populus trichocarpa isolate Nisqually-1 chromosome 3, P.trichocarpa_v4.1, whole genome shotgun sequence encodes these proteins:
- the LOC7456089 gene encoding probable calcium-binding protein CML11 translates to MSNKQPAVKLDDEQISELREIFRSFDRNNDGSLTQLELGSLLRSLGLKPSPDQLETLIHKADTNSNGLIEFSEFVALVAPELLPEKSPYSEEQLKHLFKMFDRDGNGFITAAELAHSMAKLGHALTAEELTGMIKEADTDGDGRISFQEFSQAITSAAFDNSWV, encoded by the coding sequence ATGAGCAACAAGCAACCAGCTGTGAAGCTAGATGATGAGCAAATTTCTGAGCTACGGGAAATATTTCGTTCTTTTGATCGAAACAATGATGGAAGCTTAACGCAGCTTGAGTTAGGCTCACTCTTGCGGTCCTTAGGACTAAAACCTAGTCCTGACCAGCTTGAAACCTTAATTCATAAGGCAGATACAAACAGCAACGGTTTAATTGAGTTCTCAGAGTTTGTGGCTCTGGTggcaccagaactgcttccggAGAAGTCACCGTATAGCGAGGAGCAGCTAAAGCATCTGTTCAAGATGTTTGATAGAGACGGTAATGGGTTTATTACAGCAGCCGAGTTGGCACATTCGATGGCAAAACTTGGGCATGCTCTTACAGCAGAGGAATTGACAGGGATGATCAAGGAGGCAGACACTGACGGGGATGGAAGAATAAGTTTCCAGGAGTTTTCCCAGGCAATCACATCAGCTGCTTTTGATAATTCTTGGGTTTGA